The Chryseobacterium aureum genome contains a region encoding:
- a CDS encoding T9SS type A sorting domain-containing protein, translating into MKKTLLVLSVALANFAWAQFSSGTVNLPATSMTVKLDTTPTGVTMTLTGDSNSMMGIGFGTTGMAAGADGFIFNSSANRDYSFSGVPNTPAADAVQDWTETSNTISGSTRTVVATRSLSGGTGDFAIPNAAGTINIFYSRKSGGTSLGYHDVGRGYATLTMAAATLSANEIAANSKKVSLYPNPAASTVNFKNFDKIKSVDIYEATGRKVLSAKPEGESISIENLKSGSYYLEIQLKDGSISYEKLIKE; encoded by the coding sequence ATGAAAAAAACTTTACTAGTACTTAGTGTCGCTCTTGCAAATTTTGCATGGGCACAGTTTTCGTCAGGAACGGTAAATCTACCGGCAACTTCCATGACGGTGAAATTAGATACGACTCCTACCGGAGTAACGATGACTCTAACAGGTGACAGCAACTCTATGATGGGAATCGGTTTTGGAACTACAGGAATGGCAGCCGGTGCAGATGGCTTTATTTTTAATTCTTCTGCCAACAGAGACTATTCTTTCAGTGGAGTTCCCAATACTCCTGCAGCAGATGCCGTTCAGGACTGGACCGAAACATCCAATACCATATCCGGCTCTACAAGAACTGTAGTAGCCACAAGATCTCTTTCCGGCGGGACAGGAGATTTTGCCATTCCTAATGCAGCGGGAACAATCAATATTTTTTATTCCCGGAAAAGTGGGGGAACCTCTTTAGGATATCATGATGTAGGGAGAGGATATGCTACATTAACAATGGCTGCAGCTACTTTATCTGCCAACGAAATTGCTGCCAATAGCAAAAAGGTAAGCCTTTACCCAAATCCGGCGGCATCAACAGTGAATTTCAAAAACTTTGACAAAATAAAATCTGTTGATATCTACGAAGCAACAGGAAGAAAAGTGCTGTCAGCAAAACCGGAAGGAGAAAGCATCAGTATAGAGAACCTGAAATCAGGAAGCTATTATCTTGAAATTCAGCTTAAAGATGGAAGCATATCTTATGAGAAGCTGATCAAAGAATAA